TGGTGGTGGGCATTGTGGCCGCTGTCGCCGCGGCGATCGTCATCGGCGCCGGTCTGGGCTTTGCGGGCGTGCCCACGCCCTTCGTGATTTTCGCAGGCGTAGCCGCAGCGATGGGCGTCATGGCGTGGGCGGGCTATCCGCTTCAGCAGCTGCGCACCGAAGTCAAACACGGCCTGAACACCCGCATGGCGCAGGCATTCGGCCTGACCTACAGCCCCAGGCCGCCCAGCCCCGCCCGCTTTGACGCCTTCCTCTCTCATGGCCTGATCACCAGCTCGGACCGGCAAGCGTTCGAAGACCATTTCGCCGGCGAATCTCACGGCGCCGATTTCGAGCTGTACGAAGCCCATCTCCAACAGCGCCGACGCAGCAAGGACCGCACCTATTACGTCACTGTGTTTCACGGTGTTCTGATCCGCATCACCTTCCCGCTCACCATCGAGGGCGTGACCCTGGTGACGCGCGACAAGGGTCTGTTCAACGGCATCGAAGCGTTCTCGCGGCGCCATCTCGCGGGGCGCAAGCTGGAGCGTATCGGCCTGGTCGATCTCCGGTTCGACCGTCTGTTCGAGGTGTACGGCACCGACCAGGTGATGGCGCGCTATCTGCTGACCCCCTCGTTCATGGAGCGCCTGCTCAGGCTGGAAGAAGTGCTCGCGGGCAAGAACGTGCGCTGTGTGTTCGACGAGGACCTCGTCCCCGAAAGCGGGCGCGGCGAGCTTCTGATTGCGGCCGAGACTGGCAACAAGTTCGAGCCCGGCTCACTGTTCACGCCGCTGGATGACCGCAAGCGCGTCGCCAAGCTGCATGAAGAGTTCCGGCTGATCGAGGACATCATGGAAACGCTGCTGCAACCGCCCGCTCAAGGCGGCGGTGTGGGCGCCAGCGTGGTGGCGTAGCCTGAGGGTGAGGATTGCCGGGCAAACCGGACATGTCTGCGCTCCAGGCTGCAGCAATACGCGCACCGCGCGCCTTGCGCGGGTTTGGCGGATCGGCTATAGCCCGCCGCTCGAATTGCGGTGCTGCGCTCAAGGCGCGTCGCCGCGCGCCGTGCGCCGCCGGTTTGGGCGGCGCATGCATTTGAACCCTGAGGAACCGGTCTGATGAGCGATATTGTTCTTTCCGTCGAAGTGCGCGAGCGCACCGGCAAGGGCGGCGCCCGCGAAGCGCGCCGCGGCGGCCTTGTGCCGGGCGTGCTGTATGGCGGCGATCGCGGCCCGGTCGCCATCACGCTGAAAAACAATGAGCTGATCAAGGCGATCAATTCGGGCAAGTTTCTGTCCCAGATGATCACCATCAACCACAAGGGCGAGACGCAAACTGTGCTGACGCGCGATGTGCAGTTCGATCCGGTGCGCGATTTCCCGCTGCACGTGGACTTTCAGCGCGTGGACGAAAATTCGGTCATCTCGGTGGAAGTGCCTGTGCGCTTCCTCAATGAAGAGAAGGCCCCGGGCATCAAGCGCGGCGGCGTGGTCAACGTGGTGCGCCACACCATCGAAGTGTACTGCCCGGCCGGCCAGATCCCGGAAGCGATCGAGATCGATATCGAGCACATGAATATCGGGGACTCGCTGCACATCTCCGAAGTCACCCTGCCCGAAGGCGTGAAGCCGACCATCACCGACCGCGACTTCACCATTGCGACCATGCAAGGCTCGCGTGCGGTGATCGAAGGCGAAGATGGCGACGCGGAGGACGCAGAGTCCGATGACGACGCCGAGGTCCAAGCCGAGGACGAAACCAGCGAGGACTAGTCCTGCTGGCCCCTAGCCCGGCCCTGAACCGTATCAAGGGCGGCGCGCCGGAGCCTGGCTCCAGCCGCCGCCCTTTCCATGTGCGGAGCACGCCATGCACCTGATCACGGGCCTCGGCAATCCCGGCGCGAAATACGCCGCCAACCGCCATAATGCCGGTTTCATGGCTGTCGACGCGATCGCCGCGCAATGGTCGCTGGGCCCCTGGCGCAAGCGCTTCCACGGCGAGGCGTGCGAAGGGGTGATCGCGACGGCGGACGGTCCCGCGCGCGTGCTGCTGCTGAAACCCCAGACCTTCTACAATGAAGCGGGCCGCGCCGTGGCCGAGGCGATGAATTTCTACCGTCTCGACGCCTCCGATCTGACCGTTTTTCATGATGAGCTGGATCTGGCGCCGGGCAAGTTCCGCCTGAAGCGCGGCGGCGGACATGCGGGCAATAATGGCCTGCGCTCCATCATCGCCCATGTCCCCGGAGACTTCCGTCGCGGACGCATCGGGATCGGCCATCCAGGCGACAAGAACCGCGTCACCGCCTGGGTCTTGGCCGACGTGCCCAAGGCTGACCAGGACTGGTTTGGTACGCTGCTGGACGCCATCGCGCGCAGCGCGCCCTTGCTGCTGACGCAAGGCGGCGACGACGCCTTCCAGACCCGCGTCACCCATCTGGCGCCCGCCCCGCCGGGCTGAGGCCGGTTTGACATCCCGCCGGACGGCCCCAAGTTTCATGGCTCAGTCAGCCAGACAGGAACGCCCATGTTGGATGCACTCGCCCCCTCCCCCGCAGACCAGGTGCGCAAGCGCATGGACCAGCTCGCCCAGGCCGACGGCGCGGCCCGGCTGATCGCCGCCGCAGACAGCCTGGCCAAGCCAAGCCAGTGTCTGGAGCGCACGCTGGATGTCGAGGGCTTGGGCCAGCTGGAAGCGTTCCGGGTGCGCTTTGCGCAAGGCGGCGAACCGACCAAGGGCGGCATTCGTTTCGATGCAGACGCCGACGCCCACGAGGTCGAACGCCTGGCTCTGCTGATGGCGCTGAAATGTGCTTTGTCCGGCCTGCCCTATGGCGGCGCCAAAGGTGCGGTGAAGGTGGATGCGCGCACGCTGGACCGCAGCCAGCGCGATCAGGTCGCCCGCGCCTATGCCCGCGCCTTCAGCGACATCATCGGCCCGGACACCGACGTGCCCGCCCCCGACATCGCCACCGGCGCCGACGAGATGGACGCCATACGCCGCGAGCTCGGGTATGAGAAGGGCGCCAGCCGCGCACCCATCACCGGCCTGCCGCCCGAGCATGGCGGACTGAAACTGCGCAAAGGCGCCACCGGTCTGGGCGCGTGGCGGGTCTATCAGCGCCTGTGCAAGGAGGGCCTGTGCGTGGCCCGGCCGCGCATCGCCGTTCAGGGCTTCGGCAATGCCGGGACCGCGTTTGCGCGCGCCGCCTGCGCCAAGGGCGCCGTGATCGTAGCGGCGTCCGATTCCCGCTCGCTGGCCCATGACCGCGACGGTCTGGACCTCGACGCGCTGGATGCGCGCAAGTCCGATACCGGCAAGGTCGGCCAGTCCGGGGACACGGAGTCCATCTTCGCCATTGATTGCGACGTGCTGGTGCTGGCCGCCAAGGGCGACGCCGTGACGGGCGAAACGGCACGCCAGATCAAGGCGGGCCGCCTGGTGGAGATCGCCAACGCGCCGGTGACCGGCGAAGGTTATCAGGTGCTGGACGCGCGCGGGATCCAGAGCCTGCCCGACATCCTGGCCAATGCCGGCGGGGTGGTCGGGTCCTATTTCGAATGGCGTGAATTTGCGCGGAGCGAGCAGCCCGACAATGACGCGCTTCAGGCAGAATGGGAGGCAGTTATGGATGCGGCCGCCGACCGGGTCAGCGCGCGCGTGGACCAAACCGGTTTGCCGGTGCATTCAGCCGCTCTGGTGGAGGCGCTGCACCAGCTGGACCCGGGTTCACGCCAGCTGCTGGTCAGTTGACACAGTGTCAGCGGGCGCGGTCCAGCTGGCTGATCGAGATCGCGCCGGTGCCGCACACATCATAGGCCAGCGCGCCCGCCGGGCGGCCGCTGGCGTCATGAACCGCCTCATATAGATAACAGCCCTCGCCATCATCGGGCATGGCGCCGGGGATAAAGACCGGGTCAGCCTCGCCCGGCGCTGGCTCGGCGCGGTCGCTGACCACTGAAAACTCCGGCCCGCGCTCCCCGATCAGGCAGTCCCACCGCCCGGATTCGCCAAAGCGCATGCGCACCCGCGTGCCTGCCCGCTCGCGCGCCGCATAAAGCACGTGGGCCTGCCCGCTGCCGCGCACGAAGGCCATGGAGGAATTGCGCGCCGCACTGACGCACTGGCCGATATCGGTCATCAGGGCGGGAAGGTGTTCAGTCCAGCTCGGATTGGGACCCGTTTCGCGCGCACAGCCGTGATAGCCCAGACGCCCGACCAGAACGGACGCCTCGCGCGCCCAGACGCCATCTGACGCAGTGCATGGCCGCGCACGCATGGACACTCGCACCCGGTCCAGCAGTGAGCCTTCAGTGTAGACCCGCTCGCCATCGCTGACCCAGGGCTGGGTCAGGTCGAATTCTGTCTCCACCGGGCCCGTCCGGAAACCATGGCCGCTGAACAGCGCGGCCACCCGGCCGTCGATCTCACGAAAGGTGATGACGGCGTGGAAGTTCTCGCCTTCGATTTCGAACCCGGCGGTCTCGGGGTCGCGCGGGGCGGGCGCCAGCGTGGTGGACACATCCTGTTGGGCGGAGAAACCGGACGGGGACAGCGACGGCGGCGCCGTCACGCAGGCCGAAGCCAGACAGGCCAGCCCGGCCGCCGCCATACCGCGCATCCAGCCCGAAATCGTTCCTGCATTCATCGCCCGCCCCCCTCTTCGTGAGCGCACTTTACACCGCCCGCGTGACAAACGGGAGGCGTTGCGGGCAGGCCATTGAGCCATCGGCGAAAAATCAGCCGGACGCCGCCGCGCGCACCGCCTCGCGGATCGCCGCCAGCGCGGCTTCCGCGCCGGCGCCGTCCGGTCCGCCCGCCTGGGCCAGATCCGGCTTGCCGCCCCCGCCCTTGCCACCCACCAGCTCGGCGCCCGCGCGCACCAGCGCCACGGCGTCGATCCGGCCGGCGAGGTCCGGCGTCACCGCCACCGCCACCGCGGCCTTGCCGTCATCCACGCCCACGAAGGCCGCGACGCCGCTGGTCAATTGCTGGCGCGCCTCATGGACCATGTCGCGCACATCCTTGCCGCCCACGCCTTCGAGAATGCGGCCAAGGAACTGGAGCGAACCCAGCGCCTCGGGCGCCGCGCTGGCGCCGCCGGACGCCCCGCCCATGGCCAGCTGCTTCTTGGCGTCGGCCAGCTGCCGGTCGAGGCTCTTGCGCTCGTCCTGCAGGGCGGCGATGCGCGCCACCAGGTCCTGGGTCGGGATCTTCAATTGTCCCGCCGCAGCACGCGCGATGCCCGCTTCGGTTTCCAGCCATTGGCGCGCGGCCTCACCCGTCAACGCCTCGATGCGGCGCACCCCGGCGCTCACCGCGCCTTCGCCGACAATCTTGAACAGGGCGATATCGCCGGTGCGCGCCACATGCAGGCCGCCGCACAGCTCCACCGAATAGCTCTTGCCCTCGCCGTCCAGCGCATTGCCCATGGCCAGCACGCGCACGCGCTCGCCATATTTCTCGCCAAACAGAGCCAGCGCGCCTTTCTCGATGGCCTCCGCCGGGGTCATCTCGGCGATCTGCGCGGGCGCATTCTGGCGGATGACCGCATTCACCTGCGCCTCGATCGCCGCGATCTCTTCGGCGGTGACGGCACGGCCATGGGAAAAGTCAAAGCGCAGCCGGTCCGGGCCCACATAGGAGCCTTTCTGGGTCACATGCAGCCCCAGCACCGAGCGCAGCGCGGCGTGCATCAGGTGGGTGGCCGAGTGATTGGACCGGGTCTGGCGCCGGCGCGCATCATCGGCGCACAGGGTCGCGGTGTCGCCGGTCTTGATCACGCCTTCGGTCAGCGTGCCGATATGGGCGTAGAGCGAACCGGCGCGCTTTTGCACATCACGCACGGCAAAGCGCGCGCCGTTGTCGAATACGATCTGCCCGCTATCGCCGATCTGGCCGCCGCCCTCGGCGTAGAACGGGGTCTGGTCGAACACCAGCTCGGCAGTCTCGCCGGCTTTGAGCGCGTCAGCTTCAGCGCCATTTGCGATGATCGCCTGCAGGGTTCCAGTCCCGTCATAGGCGCCGTGGCCGGTGAACCGGGTCTCGCCGGCGCGGTCGCGCAGGGTGAACCAGAGCCCGTCCGTCGCGGCGTCGCCGGATCCGGCCCAGTGGGCGCGGGCCTGGGCGCGCTGGCGCTCCATGGCGGTCTCGAACCCGGCCTCGTCCACCGTCAGCCCGCGCGCGCGCAGGGCGTCCTGTGTGAGGTCGAGCGGGAAGCCATATGTGTCGTAGAGCTTGAACGCGGTCTCACCTGCCAGCGCTTCACCCGGCTTGAGATTGGCCGCAGCGTCCTCGAGCAGGCCCAGCCCCCGGCCGAGCGTGCGCTGGAAGCGCTCTTCCTCGCCGCGCAGGGTCTCCTCGATGGCGGGCAAAGCGCGGGTGAGGTCGGGATAGGCAGCGCCCATCTCATCGGCCAGCGTGCGCGCCAGCGAATACAGCACCGGCTCCTGCGCGCCCAGCATGTGGGCGTGGCGCATGGCGCGGCGCATGATCCGGCGCAGCACATAGCCGCGGCCCTCATTGGACGGCGTCACGCCATCGGCAATCAGGAAGCTGGTGGCGCGCATATGGTCCGCGATCACCCGGTGGCTGGCCAGCGCGTCGCCCTGCGCCTTGACCTTCAGCGCGTCTTCCTGCGCCGCGATCAGGGTGCGGAACAGGTCGATATCGTAGTTATTATGCACGCCTTGCAGCACCGCGGCGATGCGCTCCAGCCCCATGCCGGTGTCGATGGAGGGTTTGGGCAGATTGCGCCGCTCGCCACCGGCCAGCTGCTCGAACTGCATGAAGACGAGATTCCAGATCTCGATGAAGCGGTCGCCATCCTCGTCCGGGCTGCCCGGAGGACCGCCGGGCACATCCGCGCCATGGTCATAGAAGATTTCCGAACACGGCCCGCACGGACCGGTATCGCCCATGGACCAGAAATTGTCCGAAGTCGCGATACGCAGGATCTTCGAATCGGGCAGGCCCGCCACCTTGCGCCAGATGGCCGCCGCTTCTTCATCCTCGGCATAGACCGTTACCAGAAGACGGTCAGGATCGAGCCCGAACTCGCGGGTGACCACGGTCCAGGCAAAATCGATCGCCTCGTCCTTGAAATAGTCGCCGAAGGAGAAATTCCCCAGCATTTCAAAGAAGGTGTGGTGGCGCGCGGTATAGCCCACATTGTCGAGATCATTGTGCTTGCCGCCCGCGCGCACGCATTTCTGCGACGAGACCGCGCGCGGCTTGGCCCGCGTCTCGGTCCCGGTGAAGGCGTTCTTGAACGGCACCATGCCGGCATTGACGAACAGCAAGGTGGGATCGTCCTGGGGCACCAGCGGCGCGGAGGCGACCACTTCATGATCCCGGGATGCAAAAAAGCCCAGAAACTGGCTGCGAATATCGGCCAAGGCTGTCATCGATCACTCCGGGCGCGCGGCGCGCCATAGCGCAGGGGGCGGCCGGCGCCGGACGCGCCAGCCAGTTGAGCGCCCATATACGTGCGGGCGCCCGGCTTCGCCAAGCGCCCGCTGTAGATTGTGCAGCCAGCTTAGGGTGATGCACGGCGCGCGCGGCCCTTATTAGCCGACGGCCTCCTCGTCGCCGTGATCGTCATGTTCGCTTGGTCCGACCAGCAATTCCTCGGCGATCAGCCCGGCATTGGCGCGCACCTTGGCTTCGATCCGCGCAGCCATGTCGGGATTATCGAGCATGAATTTGCGCGCATTCTCCCGTCCCTGCCCGATGCGTTCGGACTCATAGGAATACCAGGAGCCCGATTTCTCGATGATATTGCCCTTCACGCCCAGATCGATCAGCTCACCGGTCTTGGAGATGCCTTCGCCGAACAGAATGTCGAACTCCACCTCGCGGAAGGGCGGCGCGACCTTGTTCTTGACCACTTTGACGCGGGTCTGGTTGCCGATCACCTCATCTCGGTCCTTGATGGAACCGATGCGGCGAATGTCCAGACGCACCGAGGCATAGAATTTCAGCGCATTGCCGCCCGTCGTCGTTTCCGGGCTGCCGAACATCACGCCGATCTTCATGCGGATCTGGTTGATGAAGACCACCAGGCAATTGGATTTGGAGATCGAGCCGGTCAGCTTGCGCAGCGCCTGGCTCATCAGGCGCGCCTGCAGGCCGGGCAGCGAATCGCCCATCTCGCCTTCCAACTCGGCGCGCGGGGTCAGTGCGGCCACCGAGTCGATCACCAGCACGTCCACCGCGCCCGAGCGCACCAGCGTATCGGCGATCTCCAGCGCCTGCTCGCCGGTATCGGGCTGGGAAATCAGCAGTTCGCTCACATCCACGCCCAGCTTGCGCGCATAGATCGGGTCCAGCGCATGTTCAGCATCGATGAATGCCGCCACGCCGCCCGCTTTCTGCGCTTCGGCGACCGTATGCAGAGCGAGCGTGGTCTTGCCCGAGCTTTCCGGGCCATAGATTTCGATGATCCGCCCCTTGGGCAGGCCGCCCACGCCCAGCGCGATATCCAGACCCAGCGAGCCGGTGGAGATGGATTCGATATTCTGGATCGGCCGCGAGCCGAGCTTCATGACCGAACCCTTGCCGAAGGCGCGGTCAATCTGGGAAAGGGCGGCGTCCAGCGCTTTTTGCTTGTCCATATTCTCTGCCTTCACAACGCGCAGCTTGGCCTCGGCCATGATCATGTCTCCTTCTGGCATGCCCGCCCGAGTCGGGCAATGCAGGGCTCATGGCCAAAAAGTACACATTTTGTTCCCGGAACGCAAGTAGAACAAATTGGCCCGCCGGAAGGCGTCCCGGGCTAGCGTCCGGCTTCGGCCAGTTCCTGCTTCACGCGTTCGGCCAGGTCGGTGATCTCGAACGGCTTGGGCAGGAAGGAGATGGCCAGATCCGCCGATAGCGTGTCGGAGAAATCCTCTTCGGCATAGCCGGAGATGAACACGATGCGCGCCGACCCCAGAAGGTGGCGCGCGTTGGTGAGCAGTTTGGGGCCTGACATGCCGGGCATCACCACATCCGACAAGAGAAGATCAAAGCTTTCCGGATCGGCTTCGAGGATCTCCAGCGCCTCCTCGCCATCGCAGGCTTCAACCACGTCATAGCCCTTGCGGCGCAACGTGCTGGCGGCGACAGAGCGCAGCATCTGCTCGTCCTCGACGAACAGGATGCGGCCATGGCCGGCCTGATCGCGCGGCTCGGGTTTGGTCTCCGCGGCGGCGGCTTCGACCACCAGCGTCTCGGCCTCCTGCACGCTGGGCTCATGACCCGGCAGATAGATGTGGAACACCGTGCCCTTGCCCGGCTTGGAATCCACAAACAGGAAACCTCCCGACTGCTTGATGATGCCGTAGACCGTGGACAGGCCAAGGCCCGTTCCGCCCTGATGGGCCTTGGTCGTGAAGAAGGGCTCGAAAATCTTCGCCCGCGTCGCCTCGTCCATGCCGGTGCCGGTATCGGCCACATGGATCGCCGCCCACGGCCCCTCGGCAGGCTCGGGCGCCCCGGCGCGGCGCACATGGGCGGCGTCCACCGCCTCGGTGGTGATGGTCAGCACGCCGCCGCCCTGGGCTTTCATGGCGTCGCGGGCATTGGTGGCGAGATTGACCAGAATATTGTCGATCTGCACCCGGTCGGCGCGCACCAGCGGCAGATCGCGGCCATGCCGGATGTCCAGCCGGACGGTCTCTTCGAGCACCTGATTGAGCATGTGGCTGCAGTCCGACAGCACTTCGGACAGATCGAACACGGTCATGCGGAAGGTCTGCTTGCGCGAGAACGCCAGCAGCTGGCGCACCAGGCCGGCCTGACGCGCGCTGACCGAGCGCAATTGCTGCAGATCATAATAGCTGGGATCGCCCACCGGATGGCGCGCCAGCAATTCGCCCAAATGGAACTTCACCACGGTCAGCATGTTGTTGAAATCATGGGCGACGCCGCTGGCCAGCTGGCCCACCGCCTGCATCTTGCCAGCCTGATCGACCTGCTGTTCCAGCTCTTTCCAGCTGGTGACGTCCATGAAGTACGCCGCGCGCTTGCCCGCGCGCACCGGCGCCAGGAACACATGCACCGCCCGCACGCCGTCACCGCAGATCAGGCAGGCCTCGCTGGGCTCGCCGCGCCCGGCCAGCGCGTTTGTGAACACCAGGTCGGGCGTATCTCCGCCGGTGATCCGGAACAGGTCGAGAAAGCGTTTGCCTGGAATGGCCACACCGCCCGACAGCTCAATGAGTGTGGGATTGGCGTCTTCGATCACCGCGTCTTCCAGCGCCATGCCGTCCAGCCGCGCCACGCCGAAGGGGGCGGTGGTGAACATGTCGTCAAACGTGCGCCCGCCCTTGGCCGCCCCGCCTGCCTCAGCCAGCTGGGCGATGCCCGGCGGCGTGCCTGCCGGCGACAGGCCATAGACCACTACCCGCGCGCACGCGGGGGTCGCCCCGCTCCAGTCCAGTGCGAGGACGACCGGCGTCTCCACCCCGCCGCGCGCCTTGAGAGACGCTTCAAGGCGCGTCACCGCGCCGGCGCCGCGCGCACGCACAATGGCGCCAGCGCTCTCAGCGGACAGGAAATCTTTGACCTTCAGCGCCTTGCCTGCATCGACACCCAGCCAGCCGCGCAAGGTCGCGTTGGCGCCCAGCACGCGCCCCTCCCCGTCGGCGAGGAACAGACCCACGGGCGCATGTTCGGCCCAGTCAGGCGCGCCCGGCGCATCAAGGGCCTCGGGCGCACGCAGCGGCGCAAACCGCCACAATGCTGCGCCCGTGCTCATCGGGCTGACATCGGCCTGGTACAGCGCATCAGCGTCGAGACCTGGAGACGGCATGGACAGGGTTTCGCGCGCCGCCTCGCCGCGCGCACCGGCACGCGCCAGCCGGTACACCGCCGCCGCGCTGTCGCCGGCGAACAGGCGCTCGGGTCCCGGCGCGCCGAACATGTCCGATACGCCGGCCTCGCGCGCCAGCGCCTTGTAGGCTGAGTTGGCCCAGACCGTGCGGCCAGCAGCGCCCGTAATCAGCAGCGGATCAGGCGAGGCTTCCAGCGCCGCTTCGGCCAGGCTCGTGCGCGCGCCCTCGCCGCCGCGCAGGGCGCGGCCCGCCGCGTCGCCCGCGGCCAGCGCGTACAGGACCAGCATGGCGGCGGCGGCCAGACCGCCCAGCAGCACCACGCCATGCCACCCGGCCGCAGCGCCGGCGATGATCGCCACGCCCGCCGCGCTCAGCGCGCCCAGCCCAGCCGTCCACAGCACCAGCCGGATCAGCGGACGCACGAGTGGACCGGTCCGGCCCGCCGCCAGTGGCGCGTTATCCATTGCTGGGCTCGGCGTCTCGGCGGCGGTTGGCGCCAATGCAGCGGAGCGCACAGGTTGGGCGATGGGGGCGTCGGTCATGGCGGGCTCCGTGGAGGCGGGAAGCGATTCGGCCCTTGAGCATCACGGATCAAGGTTAACCGTGTTTGCAGCCGGGCGAAATCGAATGATTGATTCGCCCCGCCCCTCACCGCCGCCGCTTGTCCGACAGGCTCAGCACATAGCCGATCACTTTGGCCACGGCAGCGTAGTGCTCGGGGTCGATAGGCTCGTCCAGATCGGAGGTGGCGAACAGCGCACGCGCCAGCGGCGGGTCCTCCACGATGGGAATATCAAGCTCTTCGGCCCGCTCGCGGATGCGCAGCGCGACGGCGTCGACGCCCTTGGCGATGCAGATCGGCGCGGGCGTGCGGCCCTGCTCGTATTCCAGCGCGATGGCGTAGTGGGTCGGGTTGGTGATCACCACCGCCGCGTCGGGCACCCGGCTCATCATGCGCTTCTGGGCGCGCTCCTGGCGGATCTGGCGCAGCTTGGCGCGCACCATGGGATCGCCCTCGGTCTCCTTGTACTCGTCGCGCAGCTCCTTGCGGCTCATCTTGTTGCGCTGGATGAACTCGCGACGCTGAAACACGAGGTCCAGCGCGGCGATGACGGCGTAGGCGATCAGCGCCGCGATCAGCAGAAGAATTGCCGCCTCATGAACCTCGCCCAGCATGCGCGCCGGGCTGACCATGGGGAAGCTCGCCAGATCATGGCGGCGCGGCCAGAGGACCAGTGTAATGGCGACGCTCACCAGAATGATCTTGCCCACGCCCTTGAGGAAATTCACCCAGCCCTGCGGGCCGAACATGCGCTTGAGCCCTTCGACCGGGTTCAGCTTGTCAAGTTTGGGGGCGATCTTCTTGGGCGTCCACAACAGGCCGTGCTGGACCAGATTGCCGGACGCCGCCGCGACCATCAGCAGCGCGTAGGCGAGGCCGAGTATCAAGGCCATGTCCACCAGAGAGCGCGCCAGCAACGCCATCGCCGCGCCGGGGTCAAGGCTGAGCTGGTGGGGTTGTTCGAGAAACACGGTCATCGCCTCGCTCAGCGCGCGGGTGAAACCCGGCGCCATGAAGGCGATCACGGCGAGCCCGGCGGCCAGCGTGAACCAGCCGGAAATTTCCTGGGACTTGGCGACATCGCCCTCCTCGCGCGCCTTTTGAAGTTTGCGCTCGGTCGGCTCCTCGGTCTTTTCAGATTTGTCTTCGCCTTCAGCCATGGCGCTATCCCAGCGTCGCGGCGAAGGATTCCAGGCGCTCGGTCCAGATCATCGCCATTGTACCCAGCGAGATCGCGAGAATGGCGAACCCGATCATGATGTTGAGCGGCATGGCGATGAAGAAGATCTGCGCCTGGGGCATCAGGCGCGAGAGCACGCCCAGCCCGAGATAGAAAATCAGGCCAAAAGCAATCAGCGGCGAGGCAATGCGCACGGCGATCACGAAACTGTCGACAAACAGGCCCAGCGCCCATTGCGCCGCATCACCCCAGATCGGCGCCTCGCCCGCCGGCATCAGCGCATAGGAGCCGGCGGCCGCCTGCAACAGCATGTGATGCAGATTGGTGGCGAAGATCAGCACCAGGAAGAGGAGATTGAAGAACTGCGCCGGCAGCGCGCCGGATTGACCCTGAATGGGGTCGAAGGCCTGCGCCATCGCCAGGCCCGTTTGATAGGCGATGATCTGGCCGGCGGTCGCCGCCGCCGCCATCAGGAAACGCGCGCCCGCGCCGATCATCAGCCCGATGACGATTTCCACCGTGATCAGGCCGGCCAGCCCCGCCATCGTTTCAGGCGCGGGCGGCAATTGCGGGGCGATCATCGGCCCCACCGCCAGCGAGAAGGCCAGCGCGAAAGCCAGCCGGATCCGGCCCGGCACCGCCATCTCGCCAATGCCCGGCAGCAACATGAGGATCGCGCCCATGCGCGCGAAAACCAGAGCCGCGGCGAACAGGCTGACGCCCGGATCGAACGCGGCGATCATCGCGTCAACCCGCCACGATCCGGTCGACAATCATGTCCATATAGCCCGAGAGCAGCGCCCCCATGAGCGGCAGGAATACGATCAGCGCCAGGAAGATCGCCACGATCTTGGGCACGAAGACCAGCGTCATTTCCTGAACCTGGGTCAGCGCCTGGAACAGCGCGATCATCAGGCCCACAGCCAGACCGATCAGCATGACG
The window above is part of the Hyphomonadaceae bacterium ML37 genome. Proteins encoded here:
- the pth gene encoding aminoacyl-tRNA hydrolase, whose translation is MHLITGLGNPGAKYAANRHNAGFMAVDAIAAQWSLGPWRKRFHGEACEGVIATADGPARVLLLKPQTFYNEAGRAVAEAMNFYRLDASDLTVFHDELDLAPGKFRLKRGGGHAGNNGLRSIIAHVPGDFRRGRIGIGHPGDKNRVTAWVLADVPKADQDWFGTLLDAIARSAPLLLTQGGDDAFQTRVTHLAPAPPG
- a CDS encoding 50S ribosomal protein L25/general stress protein Ctc, with the protein product MSDIVLSVEVRERTGKGGAREARRGGLVPGVLYGGDRGPVAITLKNNELIKAINSGKFLSQMITINHKGETQTVLTRDVQFDPVRDFPLHVDFQRVDENSVISVEVPVRFLNEEKAPGIKRGGVVNVVRHTIEVYCPAGQIPEAIEIDIEHMNIGDSLHISEVTLPEGVKPTITDRDFTIATMQGSRAVIEGEDGDAEDAESDDDAEVQAEDETSED
- the recA gene encoding recombinase RecA — protein: MDKQKALDAALSQIDRAFGKGSVMKLGSRPIQNIESISTGSLGLDIALGVGGLPKGRIIEIYGPESSGKTTLALHTVAEAQKAGGVAAFIDAEHALDPIYARKLGVDVSELLISQPDTGEQALEIADTLVRSGAVDVLVIDSVAALTPRAELEGEMGDSLPGLQARLMSQALRKLTGSISKSNCLVVFINQIRMKIGVMFGSPETTTGGNALKFYASVRLDIRRIGSIKDRDEVIGNQTRVKVVKNKVAPPFREVEFDILFGEGISKTGELIDLGVKGNIIEKSGSWYSYESERIGQGRENARKFMLDNPDMAARIEAKVRANAGLIAEELLVGPSEHDDHGDEEAVG
- the alaS gene encoding alanine--tRNA ligase encodes the protein MTALADIRSQFLGFFASRDHEVVASAPLVPQDDPTLLFVNAGMVPFKNAFTGTETRAKPRAVSSQKCVRAGGKHNDLDNVGYTARHHTFFEMLGNFSFGDYFKDEAIDFAWTVVTREFGLDPDRLLVTVYAEDEEAAAIWRKVAGLPDSKILRIATSDNFWSMGDTGPCGPCSEIFYDHGADVPGGPPGSPDEDGDRFIEIWNLVFMQFEQLAGGERRNLPKPSIDTGMGLERIAAVLQGVHNNYDIDLFRTLIAAQEDALKVKAQGDALASHRVIADHMRATSFLIADGVTPSNEGRGYVLRRIMRRAMRHAHMLGAQEPVLYSLARTLADEMGAAYPDLTRALPAIEETLRGEEERFQRTLGRGLGLLEDAAANLKPGEALAGETAFKLYDTYGFPLDLTQDALRARGLTVDEAGFETAMERQRAQARAHWAGSGDAATDGLWFTLRDRAGETRFTGHGAYDGTGTLQAIIANGAEADALKAGETAELVFDQTPFYAEGGGQIGDSGQIVFDNGARFAVRDVQKRAGSLYAHIGTLTEGVIKTGDTATLCADDARRRQTRSNHSATHLMHAALRSVLGLHVTQKGSYVGPDRLRFDFSHGRAVTAEEIAAIEAQVNAVIRQNAPAQIAEMTPAEAIEKGALALFGEKYGERVRVLAMGNALDGEGKSYSVELCGGLHVARTGDIALFKIVGEGAVSAGVRRIEALTGEAARQWLETEAGIARAAAGQLKIPTQDLVARIAALQDERKSLDRQLADAKKQLAMGGASGGASAAPEALGSLQFLGRILEGVGGKDVRDMVHEARQQLTSGVAAFVGVDDGKAAVAVAVTPDLAGRIDAVALVRAGAELVGGKGGGGKPDLAQAGGPDGAGAEAALAAIREAVRAAASG
- a CDS encoding DUF3137 domain-containing protein; amino-acid sequence: MKDLDHAMAELGPWLSQHESRRKAAVSRLVVGIVAAVAAAIVIGAGLGFAGVPTPFVIFAGVAAAMGVMAWAGYPLQQLRTEVKHGLNTRMAQAFGLTYSPRPPSPARFDAFLSHGLITSSDRQAFEDHFAGESHGADFELYEAHLQQRRRSKDRTYYVTVFHGVLIRITFPLTIEGVTLVTRDKGLFNGIEAFSRRHLAGRKLERIGLVDLRFDRLFEVYGTDQVMARYLLTPSFMERLLRLEEVLAGKNVRCVFDEDLVPESGRGELLIAAETGNKFEPGSLFTPLDDRKRVAKLHEEFRLIEDIMETLLQPPAQGGGVGASVVA